The proteins below are encoded in one region of Takifugu rubripes chromosome 1, fTakRub1.2, whole genome shotgun sequence:
- the LOC105416569 gene encoding uncharacterized protein: protein MAPKTRGARKREEGEDAGGKEAGKRGGKKTQRRGKKYIGAHVSIQGGIWKAVESCVEMGGNCFALFLGSQRSWKRPALDQKAAARFQEQCSLHEMDPAHIVPHGSYLMNCGSPKPDVFEKSQALLVDEMSRCSLLGLTLYNFHPGSSLGLITAEQCVKNIARAINHAHQQVPAVVTVLENMSGQGSTVGGRFSELRSIIDKVRDQSRVGVCLDTCHAFAAGYDLAAEGGVKAMLDEFDQDVGLRYLRAIHLNDSKGKLGCNLDRHEDIGKGCIGISAFRDIVNEPRLDNIPLILETPGRPGFEYEEQIKLLYSLCKKP, encoded by the exons ATGGCTCCGAAAACCAGAGGAGCCAGGAAaagggaagaaggagaggacGCCGGAGGGAAGGAGGCTGGGAAGAGGGGAGGCAAGAAGACGCAACGGAGGGGGAAGAAGTACATCGGGGCTCATGTGAGCATCCAAG GGGGGATCTGGAAAGCTGTGGAGTCCTGTGTAGAGATGGGGGGCAACTGCTTCGCCCTGTTTCTGGGCTCCCAGCGCTCATGGAAGAGACCTGCTCTGGACCAGAAGGCTGCAGCCAGGTTTCAGGAGCAGTGCTCCTTACATGAGATGGATCCAGCTCACATCGTGCCTCACGGCTCCTACCTGATGAACTGTGGTTCTCCTAAACCAG ACGTGTTTGAGAAGAGTCAGGCCCTGCTGGTGGATGAAATGAGCCGCTGCAGCCTCCTGGGCCTCACGCTCTACAACTTCCACCCTGGTTCCTCCTTGGGCTTGATCACCGCTGAGCAGTGTGTGAAAAACATAGCACGAGCCATCAACCACGCTCACCAGCAGGTGCCTGCTGTGGTCACAG TGTTGGAGAACATGAGCGGTCAGGGCAGCACGGTGGGGGGCAGGTTCTCTGAGCTGAGGAGCATCATCGATAAAGTGAGGGACCAGAGCAGAGTGGGAGTGTGTCTGGATACCTGCCATGCCTTCGCTGCAG GATATGACCTGGCTGCAGAGGGGGGGGTGAAAGCCATGCTTGATGAGTTTGACCAGGACGTGGGGCTCCGCTACCTCAGAGCCATCCATCTCAACGACTCCAAAG GAAAATTGGGCTGCAATCTCGATCGCCACGAAGATATCGGGAAGGGCTGCATTGGAATCTCGGCCTTCCGGGACATTGTAAATGAGCCAAGACTGGACAAC